Proteins from one Panthera leo isolate Ple1 chromosome D1, P.leo_Ple1_pat1.1, whole genome shotgun sequence genomic window:
- the LOC122200249 gene encoding stromelysin-1-like: MKHPAILVLFCLPVCSAHPLNGAVREKDPSTDLVQQYLENYYDLAKDVTQFVRRRHSGPVVKKVREMQKFLGLEVTGKLDPDTLAMIRKPRCGVPDVGQFTAFPGLPKWRKTHLTYRIVNYTLDLPREAVDSAFEKALKAWEEVTPLTFSKISEGEADIMIFFAVREHGDFIPFDGSGNVLAHAYPPGPGLDGDVHFDDDELWRKDKSGTNLFLVAAHELGHSLGLHHSADPTALMYPVYNPRTDLTRFHLAQDDVNGIQSLYGPPPTSSPDGPVAPTESVPPEPGTPATCDPALSFDAVSSLRGEILFFKDRYFWRRSRWNLEPEFHLISTFWPSLPSGLDAAYEVNNKDTVFVFKGNHFWAIRATEVQAGYPKDIHTLGFPPALGKIDAAVSDEEKKKTYFFVEDKYWLFDENSQSMEQGFPRLIADDFPGVGPKVDAVFQEFGFFHFFRGPLQFEFDPNAKMVTRVLKSNNWLYG, encoded by the exons ATGAAGCATCCTGCAATCCTTGTGCTGTTTTGTCTGCCAGTCTGCTCTGCTCATCCACTGAATGGAGCAGTGAGGGAAAAGGACCCGAGCACGGATCTTGTCCAG CAATACCTGGAGAACTACTACGACCTCGCAAAGGATGTGACACAGTTTGTCAGAAGAAGGCACAGCGGACCTGTCGTTAAAAAAGTCCGAGAAATGCAGAAGTTCCTCGGGTTGGAGGTGACGGGGAAGCTGGACCCTGACACTCTGGCGATGATACGCAAGCCCCGGTGCGGCGTTCCCGACGTGGGCCAGTTCACTGCCTTCCCTGGCCTGCCGAAGTGGAGGAAAACTCACCTCACCTACAG gattgTGAATTACACACTGGATTTGCCGAGAGAGGCTGTTGACTCTGCCTTTGAGAAGGCTCTGAAAGCCTGGGAGGAGGTGACACCACTTACTTTCTCCAAGATTTCCGAAGGAGAGGCTGACATAATGATCTTTTTTGCAgttagag aACATGGAGACTTTATCCCTTTTGATGGATCAGGAAACGTTTTGGCTCATGCCTATCCACCTGGCCCTGGTTTAGATGGAGATGTTCACTTTGATGATGACGAGCTGTGGAGGAAGGATAAATCAG GAACCAACTTATTCCTCGTTGCTGCTCATGAACTCGGCCATTCCCTGGGTCTCCATCACTCGGCCGACCCCACAGCTTTGATGTATCCCGTCTACAACCCACGCACAGACCTGACCCGCTTCCACCTTGCCCAAGATGATGTGAACGGCATCCAGTCCCTGTATG GACCTCCCCCTACGTCATCCCCTGATGGCCCCGTGGCGCCCACAGAATCTGTGCCTCCAGAACCTGGGACACCAGCCACGTGCGATCCTGCTTTGTCCTTCGATGCCGTCagctctctgaggggagaaatcCTGTTCTTTAAAGACAG atatttttggCGTAGATCTCGCTGGAACCTTGAACCTGAATTTCATTTGATTTCTACATTTTGGCCCTCTCTCCCATCAGGCTTGGATGCTGCCTATGAAGTTAATAACAAGGATACCGTCTTTGTGTTTAAAG gaaatcaCTTCTGGGCCATCAGAGCAACTGAGGTACAAGCAGGTTATCCAAAAGACATCCACACCCTGGGTTTTCCTCCAGCCTTGGGAAAAATAGATGCCGCTGTTTCtgatgaggaaaagaagaaaacgtACTTCTTTGTAGAGGACAAATACTGGCT ATTTGATGAAAATAGCCAGTCCATGGAGCAAGGCTTCCCCAGACTAATAGCTGATGACTTTCCAGGAGTTGGGCCGAAGGTTGATGCTGTATTTCAGGAATTTG gatttttccatttcttcagagGACCGTTACAGTTTGAGTTTGACCCGAATGCCAAGATGGTGACACGTGTATTGAAGAGTAACAACTGGTTATATGGTTAA